GGGCCAAGAACTTCGAACGCACGATCGATTTCTGTACCGGCGACGTCGTCGCACCCTGCGACCAGGACGACGTCTGGCGTGAGGACAAACTGCAACGCCACGAAGAGATCTACGCCTCGGAACCGGACGTGCTGTTGATCTTCAACAACGCACGATATATCGACGCATCTTCACGACTCATCTCAGACAGGAACGTCTTTCAGACGACCTTCGACCGGGATCCAGGGCTTCGCGATGCGATGGCTGGGGACAAGGCCTTCACTGTCCTGGCCCGCACGCCGCGCGTCTCCGGCTGTATGATGTCGTTCCGAGCGAATTGGTGGCGTCGCATCGCCCCGGTCCCGGACGGAATCGGCCATGACGACTGGGTGGCCCTCTGCCTCTCCCTGGTCGGTCGGATCCAGATCGTCGAGGAACCGCTCAACCAGTATCGGGACCACGCAGCCCAGGTGACGAAGGGGGACGGATCGACGCCGCCGTCGGCCGTCTTCAACACCTTGATGAAGCAGCGAGCCGATCAGTTGGAGCACTGCCGCGACCGGATCTGCGAGTTCGCATCGGCGAATGGGCCGGTGCGGTTTCCGGCGTATCAATCCCATCTCGATGGTTTGATCCGCCATCTCCGCCGTCGTTCCACGCTGTCTCGGTTTCGCGCCCTGCGGGCCCCGGTCGTCCTGAAAGAGCTGGCGCTCGGCCGCTACGCGAAGTTCAACGACAACCTCCGCGACTGTTTGAGTCAGGACGGCCGACAGGGACGCTTCCTCGGATTGGACTGAGCCCCCCGAGGCAACGCCCCCGTCTTCGGAGAGACGACCGCGATTCAATAGTCGGTCAGCCCGATCTTAGCGGGGACGGTGAACTGGCCGGGGCGGGATTTGACGATGTGCCGGAGCCATTCCTCGGGATACCCGGTGGCGTGAGCGTCGCCGTCGGCGTCCTTGACGTAACCGTCGATGTGGCGGGTCAGGATGGTCTCCGCCAGTGTCTGCCAGCCTCGGAAGACGCTTTCAGCGGTTGACGTGCTGTACGAGGTCAGGAACGACCGCGCCAGGGCTGGGTCGGTTGCAACGAGCTTCGCGGCGGCCTCCTCGATCACCGGCTGCATCTTGAGGATCGCCTCCTCCTGCTTCGCCTGAGCGGCCTGAACGTCCGGGAAGACGTGCGACCAGCGGTCGTAGGTCAGGTTCGAGACCAGGTTCATGATCCAGAACGCAGACTGCCACGAGAACTTCTGGTAGTCCCCCGCCACGTACGACGCCGGCAGAGCGTCGATCGAGCAATACAGCGGGGTGAAGCACGACGTGGAGGCGTCGTCCGGGGTGAACCAGGTCACGCCGCCGACCGCGTCCGGCAGGCTCGCCCGGCTCTGGTGGAGGACCGTGAAACCGGCATGCGGGGCCGCGATTGGGCGTTCCCACATGTATTCCTTGCCGTCGGCGTGGAAGACCAGCGGTCGGAGTCGGAACGGGCTGTTGAACGGGCCGGCGTCCGGGCCCTGGGTCATGTCGTAGGGCGTCCCCTCGAAGTGGTCGCGCATCAGGCCCATCACGTCGTGGACCGCCAGCGGCTTGTCCGGCTTCACGAAGAGCGGGTAATCCTCGACGCCCTCCACGCCGCGGAACCAGGCGTCGGAGAAGTTCGCCGAGGGGGCGGAGCGGCGGTAGATGCTCCAGACGCGACCCGCGCAGGCGCGTCGGGCGGAGGGGCCGTGGTCGGGGTGGTAGGCGTCGCGATAGCTGAACGGCTTGCCGGACTTCGGGTCGTAATACCCCTTCTCAACGGCGAACGAGACCACGTCCGGGGCGTATTGCCAGTTCTCGGGGTCGTCGAGCGGGAAGGTGGTGATCCGGCTCATGTTCGCATGGGCCGTGACGCAATCATCGGGGACGCGAGCGGCGACCCAGACGATCCCCTTCTGACCGGGGCCCTTGTTGATCAACTCCATGATCCAGGCTTCGTTCTTGTCGGCGATCGAGAAGGTCTCGGCCGAACTGCCGTAGCCGTGCTCGCGACAGAGCGAGTCCACCAGCGAGATCGCCTCGCGGGCGGTTTTGGCCCGCTGGAGGACCAGGAGCATGAGGGCGTCGTAGTCGAGCAGTCCCTTGCGGTCGCGCAGTTCGCGACGGCCGCCGGTGGTGGTCTCGCCCATCGACACCTGATGCTCATTGATCAGGCCGACGACCGAGTACGTTCGCGACGCCTGCGGAATACGGCCCCGGACGTCGTCCGTCTCCCAGCCCTTGACCTCGACCGTCTCCCCCGCCTTGTGCTCGCCGCCTGCGACGCGCAGAAGCCGGGGCATGATCGTGATGTCGGAGGTGTATGTGATCATGACCGAGCCGTCCCGCGACGCCTTTCGGCCCACCACGATGTTCGTGCAGGCCGAAGCCCCACCCACCGCCGCCGTCGCGACGACCACCCACAAGACGACCTTCCGAACGCCCGTCATGAACGCACCTTTCTTGCTGGTCGAATCTACTGCGCCAATACCAGTGACCTGAGGATACAGCGGCTTGCTGCACCATGACATAGCTCGCAGGAGGCCGCGATCTAGTCCCCTCTCCCACCGGGAGAGGGTGGCCCGGAGGGCCGGGTGAGGGTCGTCGGACTGCAGGCATGACGACGGGAGCTTCGTTCGCCTGCGTCCAACATGCTCTCCGAAATCCGATGTCCCTCACCCGCTGCTGCGCGGCTGCCCTCTCCCGGCGGGAGTGGGGATATCAATGCCGGCCTGAGAGCCGCTTGCCGGCGATCAACCGGCCCGACTTACTCCACATCCTCTGGCACCTGTGCATCCCCCGTCATTTTGATCGGCAGGCGTCGGACCTTCGTGCCGAGGCGGTCGGTGAAATACAGGCTCGACTCGGACTTCTTGCGGGCGTCGCCGTCGGCCCAGAAGGCGTAGAAGTCGGGGTGGGCGTTGACGGGGCGTTTGGCGTAGGTGTGGTTGCGGGTCTTGTCGTGAGTGAGCTGTTTGACGCGGGTCCAGGTCGCGCCCTGGTCGGCGCTCGTCCAGAGCACCATGTCGCCGCCGGTGCCGAAGGGTTGCGGACCGGGCTCGGTGGGGGCGATGACTCGCCAAATCCCGTCTTTCTCGATGTAGAGCGGGCCGTGGTCGTAGTTGTGGTCGGACGTCGTGAACGGCCGGTCGATCCATTCGCGGCCGTCCCAGCGCGTCGTTCGCCACTGGTGGGGGCCGTTCTTGGGGCCGGGCTCGTAGCCCTGGCTCGTCAGATACAGGATCACCGGCCGGCCCTCGGCGTCGAAGTTCAGGTCCTTCAGGTAGACCAACTTCCCCTCCGACTTGTACTCGCGGATCAGGGCCGGGTTGTCGGGCTGGGTCAGCGGCAGCGAGACGGGCTGGCCGTCGGCGCGGGTCCAGGTCGCGCCGAAGTCGCGAGTCTGGAGGTAGTACATGTTCGTCCGCTCGTCCAGGCCGAGGGGCTTGGGGTGGTAGTCGAAGATCGTGGCGACGGTCCCCTCGCGTGCCCCAGTCACCTGGTAGTCCCCCTGGTCGATGTGCGCGAGCGGCGTGGCTTCGGGCCAGGTGCGGCCGTCGGGGCTCGTCATGTAGCGGAGCCCGCGCCCAGACTTGTACTTGGTATGAAGGAACAGGAAGCCCTTGCCTGGTACGTACCAGGGGTGGCCGTAGGAGAAGTTCGTCTCGACGACCTGTTCGAAAGCGTCGATCGATCGAGGCTTGACGCTGCGGTGGATGAACGACGGCCGCGCCGTGCCGTGGGCGTTGGAGAAGATCCAGAGATAGCCCTCGGCGTCGGTGGCGAGGCACGGGTTGTCGTGGGCGTCGTTCGTCTTCTTGTCCAGAAGGATCCGAGGCCGGGGAACCGTCCCCGTCGCATGATCGAAGTACGAGACCATATGCAGGATCGACTTCCGCTCCGGGTCGGCCCCGCCGTAGACGAAATACGTCCGGTTCGACGGCTCGTCGTAGATCGCCATCGGCGACTGCTGCTGCGGGTACGTCCCCAGCCCGCCGCTGTACTTGAACTTGTATTCATCTTTCGTCGTGCCGACCGAATACCAGCAACCGACGTAGCCGTCGGCTTGTTCGAGCGGTCGGGGATCGTCGGCGGCGAGAGTCGCGACGAGCAGCAGGGCCAGGACGTTCATGGACGATTCTCCGGAGACTCGCGAGAGATCCTGCCAGGTGCCATGCCCACTCTCGTCGTGGGCATGCGATCGGCGTCGGTCACTGAGTTGACCCAAGCCGGTTCATGGCCACGCAAGCGTGGCCATGGCACCCGAGATCTTGGACTTCCTGGTAAGCGGAATTTCTCAAACCAAGTTTCGCGTCGCACTCAGGCGCTGGCGTCGTCCAGCAGCTTGATCGCGGCGGGGTCGAGCTTGATTTCGACAGCCTTGATCAGGTCGTCGAGCTGTTCCACGCTGGTCGCGCTGGCGATCGGCGCGGTGACGCTGGGGCGGGCGATCAGCCAGGCCAGCGCGACGCTCGCCGGCTTGACCTTCAGAGCCGAGGCGATCTCATCAAGATGATGGACGATTTTCAATCCTTTGGAATTAAGATACTTCTTCACATTGCCGCTTCGAGCAGGACTCTTAGCGAGATCGGCCTCGCCATGATATTTGCCCGTCAGGAAGCCGCTCGCCAGTGAGTAGTATGGGATGACAGCAATATCCTCCTTCAAGCAGAGTGGCTCCAGCTCCTTCTCGAAGCCTGCACGCTCCACTAAATTGTAGTGGGGCTGCAGGCATTCGTAGCGAGCCAGTCGCTTCTCCGCGCTGATCTTCAGGGCTTCCGTCAATCGCGCGGCCGTGAAGTTGGAAGCGCCGATCGCGCGGACCTTCCCCTGCTTTACAAGTTGATCGTAGGCCTCCAGCGTCTCCTCCTGGGGCGTGTCTGGGTCCTGGTCCTTGTGGGTCTGGTAGAGGTCGATGCGGTCGGTCTTCAGCCGCTTCAGCGAGTCCTCCACTGCTCGGAGGATGTAGGACTTCTTCAGCCCCACCTTCCCCTCCCCCATGTCCATGCCGACCTTGGTGGCGAGCACCACCTTGTCGCGCTTGCCGGACGCCTTGAACCAGTTGCCGATGATCGTCTCCGACTCGCCCCCCTGGTTGCCGGGGGCCCATCGCGAGTAGACGTCGGCTGTGTCGATGAAGTCGAGCCCGGCGGCGACGAAGGCGTCGAGGATCCTGAACGACGTCGGCTCGTCGATCGTCCAGCCGAACACGTTGCCTCCCAGGCACAGCGGGACCACCTCCAGGCCCGATCGACCGACTTTCCGCTTCTGCATCTCTCGATCCTCCATCAGGTTGCGCGTTGATCCAGCCGACGCTCCGGCTGCGGGCCTCGGGGAATTCTAACCGAGGGGCAATACCGTCGCCGCAGGGCGCGGATGCGGAGAGCATCGATTGCGGGTAAGCTCGGCTTTATCGGGAAGGGATCGGAAAGCCAGTGGCGTGAAGGGAATCGACGAGGCGATGCAAGCGACGATCGAGGCGGTGGCGTTCGACCTGGACGGACTGATGTTCGACACGGAAGCCCTGTTCTTCCGCGTTGCCTGCGAGACGCTGGAGGCGCGCGGGAGTCGGTTCACCCACGAGATGATGGCCGCCATGATCGGCCGACGGGCCGTCGAGGCCGGTCACGTCCTCCAGACGATGAGCGGCGTGAAGGCCGAGCCCGAAGAGTTGCTGGCCGACGTCCGAGGGCGGTATCTCGCCGTCCTGGACACCGACGCCGCGCCGACGGCCGGGCTGTTGACATTGCTGGACCATCTCGAAGATTTGGACGTGCCCAAGGCCGTCGCAACCTCCTCACGCCGAGCCCATGCCGAACGCCTGTTGGGCGGGCATGGGATCCTGGACCGGTTTACGTTCATCCTCGGGTCGGAAGACGTTAAACAGGGGAAGCCCGAGCCGGAAATCTACCGGAAAGCGGCTGAAGGGTTCGGCGTTCGTCCCGAATGCCTTATGGTGCTGGAGGACAGCCGGGCCGGAGTGGCCGCCGCGCGCGCCGCGGGGGCGT
This genomic stretch from Paludisphaera rhizosphaerae harbors:
- a CDS encoding BNR-4 repeat-containing protein, with protein sequence MNVLALLLVATLAADDPRPLEQADGYVGCWYSVGTTKDEYKFKYSGGLGTYPQQQSPMAIYDEPSNRTYFVYGGADPERKSILHMVSYFDHATGTVPRPRILLDKKTNDAHDNPCLATDAEGYLWIFSNAHGTARPSFIHRSVKPRSIDAFEQVVETNFSYGHPWYVPGKGFLFLHTKYKSGRGLRYMTSPDGRTWPEATPLAHIDQGDYQVTGAREGTVATIFDYHPKPLGLDERTNMYYLQTRDFGATWTRADGQPVSLPLTQPDNPALIREYKSEGKLVYLKDLNFDAEGRPVILYLTSQGYEPGPKNGPHQWRTTRWDGREWIDRPFTTSDHNYDHGPLYIEKDGIWRVIAPTEPGPQPFGTGGDMVLWTSADQGATWTRVKQLTHDKTRNHTYAKRPVNAHPDFYAFWADGDARKKSESSLYFTDRLGTKVRRLPIKMTGDAQVPEDVE
- a CDS encoding glycosyltransferase, producing MFRFSIAMGTFNGGRYLQEQLDSILSQTRLPDEFVVCDDGSQDDTLEILRRFQKSAPFPVEVHENPRRLGWAKNFERTIDFCTGDVVAPCDQDDVWREDKLQRHEEIYASEPDVLLIFNNARYIDASSRLISDRNVFQTTFDRDPGLRDAMAGDKAFTVLARTPRVSGCMMSFRANWWRRIAPVPDGIGHDDWVALCLSLVGRIQIVEEPLNQYRDHAAQVTKGDGSTPPSAVFNTLMKQRADQLEHCRDRICEFASANGPVRFPAYQSHLDGLIRHLRRRSTLSRFRALRAPVVLKELALGRYAKFNDNLRDCLSQDGRQGRFLGLD
- a CDS encoding HAD family hydrolase; this encodes MQATIEAVAFDLDGLMFDTEALFFRVACETLEARGSRFTHEMMAAMIGRRAVEAGHVLQTMSGVKAEPEELLADVRGRYLAVLDTDAAPTAGLLTLLDHLEDLDVPKAVATSSRRAHAERLLGGHGILDRFTFILGSEDVKQGKPEPEIYRKAAEGFGVRPECLMVLEDSRAGVAAARAAGAFVVAVPHEHSVAQGLGLADLIVPRLDAPTLLARLGR
- a CDS encoding aldo/keto reductase, with product MQKRKVGRSGLEVVPLCLGGNVFGWTIDEPTSFRILDAFVAAGLDFIDTADVYSRWAPGNQGGESETIIGNWFKASGKRDKVVLATKVGMDMGEGKVGLKKSYILRAVEDSLKRLKTDRIDLYQTHKDQDPDTPQEETLEAYDQLVKQGKVRAIGASNFTAARLTEALKISAEKRLARYECLQPHYNLVERAGFEKELEPLCLKEDIAVIPYYSLASGFLTGKYHGEADLAKSPARSGNVKKYLNSKGLKIVHHLDEIASALKVKPASVALAWLIARPSVTAPIASATSVEQLDDLIKAVEIKLDPAAIKLLDDASA
- a CDS encoding dipeptidase, translated to MTGVRKVVLWVVVATAAVGGASACTNIVVGRKASRDGSVMITYTSDITIMPRLLRVAGGEHKAGETVEVKGWETDDVRGRIPQASRTYSVVGLINEHQVSMGETTTGGRRELRDRKGLLDYDALMLLVLQRAKTAREAISLVDSLCREHGYGSSAETFSIADKNEAWIMELINKGPGQKGIVWVAARVPDDCVTAHANMSRITTFPLDDPENWQYAPDVVSFAVEKGYYDPKSGKPFSYRDAYHPDHGPSARRACAGRVWSIYRRSAPSANFSDAWFRGVEGVEDYPLFVKPDKPLAVHDVMGLMRDHFEGTPYDMTQGPDAGPFNSPFRLRPLVFHADGKEYMWERPIAAPHAGFTVLHQSRASLPDAVGGVTWFTPDDASTSCFTPLYCSIDALPASYVAGDYQKFSWQSAFWIMNLVSNLTYDRWSHVFPDVQAAQAKQEEAILKMQPVIEEAAAKLVATDPALARSFLTSYSTSTAESVFRGWQTLAETILTRHIDGYVKDADGDAHATGYPEEWLRHIVKSRPGQFTVPAKIGLTDY